One Alicyclobacillus acidoterrestris DNA window includes the following coding sequences:
- a CDS encoding energy-coupling factor ABC transporter ATP-binding protein, with protein MPILNHISLAFDKREIVALVGHNGAGKTTLVRAILGLYPLTEGCITFDGTPIHELPPGKIQMVFQPPSAQLIGQTVFEELALTALQRDPAITRAQLDAFVQHYADMAQLTVPIETSVYELSGGQLQRLCIAQALASDAKVLLFDESFAPLDAGARTALRKQLRELADRHALTIVLITHDMEDVLIADKVVILDSGEVRLATDPQTFFYGECGENGQTPFCAARGFRPPYVVEAALAANRRFGLSIRPLSEEELAEELLHVHALVH; from the coding sequence GTGCCTATCCTCAATCACATCTCCCTCGCTTTTGACAAGCGAGAAATCGTAGCGCTCGTGGGCCACAATGGCGCAGGCAAGACGACGCTCGTCCGCGCCATACTAGGCCTCTATCCACTGACAGAAGGATGTATCACATTTGACGGCACGCCCATCCACGAATTGCCGCCTGGGAAGATTCAGATGGTCTTTCAGCCACCCAGTGCCCAGTTAATTGGGCAGACAGTTTTTGAAGAGCTTGCGCTCACTGCGCTGCAGCGGGATCCTGCGATCACGCGCGCGCAACTCGATGCGTTTGTGCAGCACTACGCAGACATGGCACAGCTTACAGTGCCGATTGAGACGAGTGTCTACGAACTCTCTGGCGGACAGCTACAGCGCCTGTGCATCGCCCAAGCGCTCGCGTCAGACGCAAAAGTGCTGCTCTTCGACGAATCATTTGCGCCGCTGGACGCCGGGGCGCGCACCGCGTTGCGCAAGCAACTGCGCGAACTCGCCGATAGGCACGCGTTGACCATCGTGCTCATCACGCACGACATGGAAGACGTCCTCATCGCCGATAAGGTCGTCATCTTGGACAGCGGAGAAGTCCGCCTAGCCACCGACCCTCAGACTTTCTTCTACGGCGAATGCGGCGAAAACGGACAAACTCCCTTCTGTGCAGCACGGGGATTTCGGCCGCCATACGTCGTCGAAGCCGCGTTGGCCGCCAACCGTCGCTTCGGCCTGTCCATCAGACCGTTGTCAGAAGAAGAACTTGCGGAGGAACTGCTTCATGTCCATGCTCTTGTCCATTGA
- a CDS encoding 2-isopropylmalate synthase, with the protein MTGKRITIFDTTLRDGEQAPGASLYPHEKIRIAKQLERLGVDVIEPGFPISSPGEFAAVQQISRMVSEAEISGFARAMKEDVDSAIRATADAPRRRLHLFVSSSQIHLDFQLRKTQQEVLSMAREMVAYAKQFVDKIEFSPMDATRTGDEFLFEMVEAVIAEGATIINLPDTVGYALPEEYGAMFEKVRRFVRGGDKVAYSAHCHNDLGLAVANSLAAIQHGATQVEVTINGIGERTGNCSLEEIVMAIATREGALGVQTGVHKEHIYETSRLVSRMMNFPLAHNKPIVGRNAFQHESGIHQDGLLKNRNTYEIMDPANMGIPRSMIVLGKHSGRHALKHRIRQYGADLAEAQLDDVYSEFKALADASKHVSDEALLHLLDDTVDGFISPYTLIDLQVITSSERARVASATIRNNLENRIATYSGTGEGPVEAVIQCMKQAIELPIAFTDMELHSLSSGERANGEAAVTISYDGVDYRGVGIDEDIILAVAQAFMSACNQAVSANVRVETDRAATGPA; encoded by the coding sequence ATGACAGGAAAGCGAATCACAATCTTTGATACCACGTTGCGTGATGGGGAACAAGCACCGGGTGCGTCGCTGTATCCACACGAGAAAATCCGAATTGCCAAACAGCTCGAGCGATTAGGGGTGGACGTCATTGAACCTGGCTTTCCCATCTCCAGTCCAGGAGAGTTCGCGGCAGTTCAGCAAATTTCACGGATGGTTTCAGAAGCGGAGATTTCCGGATTTGCGCGTGCGATGAAGGAAGACGTCGACAGTGCGATTCGCGCTACAGCCGACGCGCCGCGGCGTCGGTTGCATTTGTTCGTATCTTCGTCGCAGATTCACCTCGACTTTCAATTGCGCAAGACGCAGCAAGAAGTGTTGAGCATGGCGCGCGAGATGGTCGCGTACGCGAAGCAGTTTGTCGACAAGATTGAGTTTTCACCGATGGACGCGACGCGCACTGGCGACGAGTTCTTATTCGAAATGGTGGAGGCAGTCATTGCCGAAGGCGCCACCATTATCAACCTTCCGGATACGGTGGGTTATGCGTTGCCAGAGGAATATGGCGCGATGTTTGAGAAAGTTCGAAGGTTTGTTCGCGGCGGTGATAAGGTGGCGTATAGCGCGCATTGTCACAATGACTTAGGGCTGGCGGTGGCGAACAGCCTCGCGGCTATCCAGCATGGGGCCACGCAGGTTGAAGTGACCATCAACGGTATCGGGGAACGCACAGGTAACTGTTCACTGGAAGAAATCGTGATGGCGATTGCGACGCGTGAGGGTGCATTGGGCGTGCAGACGGGGGTTCACAAGGAGCACATTTATGAAACTTCACGCCTTGTGAGCAGGATGATGAATTTTCCCTTGGCGCACAATAAACCGATTGTTGGGCGAAATGCCTTTCAGCACGAATCAGGAATCCATCAGGACGGGTTACTCAAGAATCGAAATACCTACGAGATTATGGATCCGGCGAATATGGGCATTCCTCGCAGTATGATTGTGCTCGGAAAACACTCTGGTCGACACGCGTTGAAACATCGTATCCGCCAATATGGTGCAGATTTGGCAGAGGCGCAGTTGGATGACGTGTATAGCGAATTTAAGGCGCTTGCCGATGCAAGCAAACACGTTTCTGACGAGGCATTATTACATCTGCTTGATGACACGGTGGATGGTTTTATCTCGCCGTACACCTTGATTGACTTACAAGTCATCACGAGCAGTGAACGAGCGCGCGTAGCTTCCGCTACTATCCGAAACAATTTGGAAAACAGGATAGCGACATACTCCGGCACGGGGGAGGGGCCCGTCGAGGCGGTCATCCAATGTATGAAACAGGCGATAGAACTACCGATCGCGTTCACGGATATGGAACTGCACTCCCTATCATCAGGGGAGCGTGCGAATGGAGAGGCAGCTGTGACCATTTCGTATGATGGTGTCGATTATCGCGGTGTCGGAATTGACGAGGACATTATTTTAGCGGTGGCGCAAGCATTTATGTCTGCGTGCAATCAGGCGGTGTCTGCCAACGTGCGCGTAGAGACGGATCGTGCGGCAACGGGACCGGCCTAA
- a CDS encoding MFS transporter, with amino-acid sequence MQRKKKNVVEDAAFSAFHMKLTVYSSGGPFLDGYILSIIAIALTQITPQLHLDATWSGLVGVSALIGIFIGGFLGYVTDRVGRQLMYTIDFILLIVASLLQFFIQTGWELFAIRLILGISIGADYPIATSLLAEFSPRKHRGAMLGVTLIAYYVGSTVAYVVGQLMLHIGPEAWRWMLASSAVPAIILVLLRMGTPESPRWLLQKGRVAEAEKVLKQVYGPSASLDDIVVPDTAESKTSYLKLFSRGYLKRTLYVGLFYMAAVAPLFAMLTFGPEMLTSYHLFQGSAGYGSAIISVLFLVGCIPALFLVNKLGRRPMIILSFAGMTVGILLLGIFPNGPLGIILLGFIVYALFSGGPNVMEWLAPNELFPTEVRGTAVGITTCISRFGAVFGTYLFPWGLQNFGIGPTMLVGAAVTFGGLIVCIALAPETTNKTLNAASNAEVSGNSGQDRASGKVKVHS; translated from the coding sequence ATGCAGAGAAAAAAGAAAAATGTGGTGGAAGACGCAGCGTTTAGCGCCTTTCACATGAAACTCACTGTGTATTCGTCCGGTGGTCCATTTCTCGACGGCTATATTCTTAGTATTATCGCTATCGCATTAACGCAAATTACGCCGCAATTGCATTTGGATGCCACGTGGAGTGGCTTAGTGGGCGTATCTGCGCTGATTGGTATTTTTATCGGTGGTTTTTTAGGTTACGTCACAGACCGCGTCGGTCGACAATTGATGTATACCATCGATTTCATCCTCTTGATTGTTGCTTCCCTTCTCCAGTTTTTTATACAGACGGGTTGGGAGTTATTTGCGATTCGGTTGATCTTGGGTATTTCCATCGGCGCTGACTACCCGATTGCCACATCCTTGTTGGCAGAGTTTTCGCCAAGGAAACACCGCGGTGCGATGTTGGGCGTGACGCTGATTGCGTACTACGTGGGCTCGACTGTCGCGTACGTCGTCGGTCAGCTCATGTTGCACATCGGTCCTGAAGCATGGCGGTGGATGCTGGCCAGCAGTGCGGTTCCTGCGATTATTCTCGTGCTCTTGCGCATGGGGACGCCCGAGTCGCCGCGTTGGCTGTTGCAGAAGGGTCGGGTCGCAGAAGCAGAAAAAGTGCTCAAACAGGTGTACGGGCCGAGCGCGTCACTCGATGATATCGTCGTGCCAGATACCGCGGAAAGTAAAACCAGCTATCTCAAGCTATTTTCCCGCGGATACTTAAAACGCACATTGTATGTAGGCCTGTTTTATATGGCGGCTGTGGCCCCGTTGTTTGCGATGTTGACCTTTGGACCAGAGATGTTGACGTCGTATCACTTGTTCCAGGGATCCGCTGGTTATGGATCAGCCATTATTAGTGTACTGTTCCTCGTCGGATGCATTCCCGCGCTGTTCTTGGTGAACAAACTTGGCCGTCGGCCGATGATTATTCTGTCGTTCGCAGGGATGACGGTAGGCATTCTCCTGTTGGGGATATTTCCGAATGGCCCACTCGGTATCATTTTGCTTGGGTTTATCGTCTATGCGCTGTTTTCCGGTGGCCCAAACGTGATGGAGTGGTTGGCACCAAATGAGTTGTTTCCAACGGAAGTGCGCGGAACGGCGGTTGGAATTACCACTTGTATCAGTCGCTTTGGCGCAGTTTTTGGTACGTACTTGTTCCCGTGGGGATTACAGAACTTCGGTATCGGACCGACGATGCTTGTCGGCGCGGCAGTCACTTTTGGCGGGTTGATTGTCTGTATTGCGCTCGCGCCTGAGACGACGAACAAGACGTTGAATGCGGCGAGCAATGCAGAGGTGTCTGGCAATAGCGGTCAGGACAGAGCGTCTGGAAAGGTTAAAGTGCATTCCTGA
- a CDS encoding helix-turn-helix domain-containing protein encodes MSQTDYLTNRILTEDTVYVQYRKTAKAPNIAQPHTHCGYEIYYFQHGEATYIIGDKVYALKPGDMLLFRGEIVHLVKPSERVPYLRSILNFREDACGSLDALVQKKLAQLFGASGGQIIHWTEEERGQIEHLFFSIAQEARRREVGYQDMMHALLTVLVLRIIRKHEADLVRNRIIRGNGQREANIERTLHILNQKFRNRISLEDVAEQVHLNKHYLCHCFKQVTGLTINQYVTKLRVDEGKRLLLHTNKPVVVIAEEVGVGTAAQFSRMFRQQVGVSPNAYRRGCHVD; translated from the coding sequence ATGTCCCAAACAGACTACCTGACGAATCGCATCCTGACTGAGGACACTGTATACGTGCAGTATCGTAAAACAGCAAAGGCACCGAACATCGCGCAGCCGCACACGCATTGTGGGTATGAGATTTATTATTTTCAACACGGTGAGGCGACTTATATTATCGGCGACAAAGTATACGCGCTCAAACCGGGAGACATGTTGTTGTTTCGGGGGGAGATTGTGCATCTCGTAAAACCGTCGGAACGCGTCCCGTACTTGCGCAGTATCCTCAATTTCCGGGAGGATGCTTGCGGTTCACTCGATGCATTGGTACAGAAGAAACTCGCACAGTTATTTGGGGCGTCTGGGGGACAGATAATCCATTGGACAGAGGAAGAACGTGGGCAAATCGAACACCTGTTTTTCAGTATTGCCCAGGAGGCCCGCCGCCGAGAAGTTGGCTATCAGGATATGATGCATGCGTTATTGACGGTCCTTGTTTTACGAATTATCCGCAAGCATGAAGCGGATTTAGTGAGGAATCGAATCATACGTGGCAACGGGCAACGCGAGGCCAATATCGAACGAACGCTTCACATTTTAAATCAGAAATTTCGGAATCGTATTTCCCTGGAGGACGTGGCGGAGCAAGTGCATTTAAATAAGCACTATTTGTGCCACTGTTTCAAGCAAGTCACCGGATTGACGATAAACCAATATGTCACGAAATTGCGCGTCGATGAAGGGAAGCGGCTCTTGCTACACACGAACAAACCAGTGGTTGTCATCGCGGAGGAGGTAGGCGTAGGTACTGCGGCACAGTTCAGTCGAATGTTTCGCCAACAGGTTGGGGTGTCGCCAAATGCTTACCGTAGAGGCTGCCATGTCGACTGA
- a CDS encoding biotin transporter BioY — protein sequence MRYRGLVFSALFAALFAVLSLVSIPIGPVPVTIENLVIMLTGALLGPWYGGLTYLIVIGLDVLGLPLIGGHAGIGTLLGATAGYIWSWPILAWLTGFFVGKIKMRTRSEFWLIFIVLFIFGDALSYIPGVLWLRHVAPAIRPWGKALMAGAIPFLPGDFIKALIASAIVVIVRRVYPQDRIIRGEQFVTKRENTPTS from the coding sequence GTGCGTTATCGCGGACTCGTTTTTTCTGCTTTGTTTGCTGCCTTGTTTGCTGTACTCAGCCTTGTGTCGATTCCCATTGGCCCAGTTCCCGTGACGATTGAGAATTTGGTCATCATGCTCACGGGGGCGCTATTAGGGCCCTGGTACGGTGGTCTTACATATCTAATCGTCATTGGATTGGACGTATTGGGGCTCCCGCTCATCGGCGGGCACGCTGGCATTGGTACCTTGCTTGGCGCTACGGCGGGATACATCTGGTCGTGGCCAATCCTGGCATGGCTCACCGGCTTTTTCGTGGGCAAAATCAAGATGCGCACGCGCAGTGAGTTCTGGTTGATTTTCATCGTACTATTTATTTTTGGCGATGCATTGAGCTACATTCCTGGTGTGCTCTGGCTGCGTCATGTAGCACCGGCCATCCGCCCTTGGGGCAAGGCATTGATGGCGGGCGCCATTCCATTTTTGCCAGGCGATTTTATCAAGGCACTCATCGCTAGTGCGATTGTGGTGATTGTGCGTCGAGTATATCCACAGGATCGAATTATCCGTGGCGAGCAGTTCGTGACGAAGCGGGAAAACACGCCGACGTCATGA
- a CDS encoding MFS transporter, with protein sequence MSTTPEVPVRSTQKSHQTRALISIALAWAFDAMDFSILTFVLTDIMKDYGVPLTLAAGLSSATTFARLGGGFLGGLLGDYWGRKASLVASILWFTVFECLTGFSIGFTLLFLVRILYGIGMGAMYASGTPMLMEMMPAKWRGLASGLMQSGFSFGYIFAALIYRAWYGDLGWHAMFYIACIPAFIVALYIWARVPESARWKQERATATRKSIPIRDLFKDGNTWNTIHAALISLIAFGVTYPINTFYATLLKTNGHFSVAVVADTIIILNIAGIIGNILGGYLSDFIGRKLMLVLSAIGTLACSFVFQSISTNWERDVFTFLIGLFSIGGVWAAIPTYIAEHFKTGVRSTGQGTTYHFGAAVGGAIVPLIVSSIAPSVGGLAHAMTYSVAITSVLVIVLALLWRESKGAPLA encoded by the coding sequence ATGTCCACCACACCGGAGGTACCCGTGAGGTCTACGCAAAAATCACACCAGACCCGGGCACTCATCTCGATCGCGCTCGCATGGGCGTTCGACGCTATGGATTTTTCTATCCTCACGTTCGTCCTCACAGACATTATGAAAGATTACGGCGTGCCGCTCACGCTTGCTGCAGGTCTTTCTTCAGCAACGACATTTGCGCGCCTCGGCGGTGGCTTCCTAGGCGGTCTGCTCGGTGACTACTGGGGCCGCAAAGCGAGTCTTGTAGCATCTATCCTGTGGTTCACTGTATTTGAATGCCTCACCGGCTTTTCGATTGGCTTTACGCTCTTGTTCCTCGTACGGATTTTGTACGGCATTGGGATGGGGGCGATGTATGCAAGTGGCACGCCGATGTTGATGGAAATGATGCCGGCAAAATGGCGGGGACTCGCATCAGGACTCATGCAGTCAGGGTTTTCATTCGGTTATATCTTTGCCGCGCTCATTTACAGAGCTTGGTATGGAGATCTCGGCTGGCACGCGATGTTTTATATCGCCTGCATACCGGCGTTCATCGTAGCGCTGTATATCTGGGCACGAGTCCCTGAGTCAGCACGCTGGAAACAGGAGCGGGCGACAGCCACGCGCAAATCGATTCCCATACGCGATTTATTTAAGGATGGGAACACGTGGAATACCATTCATGCCGCACTGATCTCCCTCATTGCATTCGGTGTGACCTACCCTATCAACACGTTCTACGCGACTTTGCTCAAGACAAATGGACATTTCAGCGTAGCGGTCGTAGCAGATACGATTATTATTTTGAACATCGCCGGGATTATCGGCAATATTCTGGGTGGCTACTTGTCCGATTTCATTGGTCGAAAGCTGATGTTGGTTCTTTCCGCTATCGGCACACTCGCCTGCTCATTTGTCTTCCAGTCCATCTCCACAAATTGGGAGCGAGATGTATTTACATTTCTCATTGGTCTCTTTTCCATCGGCGGTGTGTGGGCAGCGATTCCAACCTATATCGCCGAACACTTCAAAACGGGCGTGCGCTCCACCGGTCAAGGCACCACTTACCATTTTGGGGCTGCGGTCGGCGGCGCAATTGTGCCCCTCATCGTCTCTAGCATCGCACCTTCTGTAGGCGGTTTGGCACACGCGATGACGTATTCGGTCGCCATTACATCCGTGCTCGTCATCGTCCTCGCCCTACTCTGGCGTGAATCAAAAGGTGCGCCGCTGGCGTAG
- a CDS encoding SGNH/GDSL hydrolase family protein, translating to MRIVCAGDSLTRGVSFERGRLRILRDNYPKLLQEAFDERSDSVEIVNRGVFNDNSDLLLERLDKDVLSLHPDAVLIEIGGNDCNFRWDEVAKRPDADHEPYVPLPRYIDNITALVEKIRSAGATPVVMTLVPLHPVRYYKHLAATFGTEIAQWIALCGGIEYWHRGYDDALRKRLSQLGVNPIDVRKPFEQLASGDDFISLDGIHLTADGYRWLTQVVLDGLSARFEQVTLAART from the coding sequence ATGCGAATCGTGTGCGCCGGAGATAGTTTAACCCGAGGCGTATCATTTGAAAGAGGTCGCCTGAGAATTCTGCGAGACAATTACCCAAAACTGTTGCAAGAAGCGTTTGATGAAAGAAGCGATTCTGTCGAAATTGTCAATCGCGGCGTGTTTAACGACAACTCCGATTTGCTGCTCGAGCGACTGGACAAGGATGTGTTGTCCCTTCATCCAGATGCCGTTCTCATTGAAATCGGCGGCAACGATTGCAACTTTCGCTGGGATGAGGTCGCAAAGCGGCCGGACGCAGACCATGAACCGTATGTCCCGTTGCCGCGATACATCGACAATATCACGGCACTCGTAGAGAAAATTCGATCCGCTGGCGCCACCCCTGTGGTGATGACGCTGGTTCCCCTGCACCCTGTACGTTATTACAAGCATCTCGCGGCGACGTTTGGCACAGAAATCGCACAGTGGATCGCGCTGTGTGGCGGTATTGAGTACTGGCACCGCGGCTACGATGACGCGCTGCGCAAGCGACTCTCTCAGTTAGGGGTAAATCCGATTGATGTCCGTAAACCATTCGAACAACTCGCATCAGGCGATGATTTCATTAGTTTGGATGGCATTCATCTCACCGCAGACGGTTATCGTTGGCTCACTCAGGTCGTACTGGACGGGCTATCCGCGCGCTTTGAGCAGGTTACGCTTGCCGCACGCACGTAA
- a CDS encoding extracellular solute-binding protein gives MRMNRAFRKRASVTGMAGLAVLTVAGITACGDGTSGAGNSTGGTSGDVTISVYVGADTLDAQAQKDLFNKTLIPEFEKQNPGIKVKWSTYASSSEENTSLQTAVTTHQGPDVFEVGTTLVPTVFSTNAFHVLTDADWNAVGGKSKFFAPQLTMSGPSADKDVAIPEYMLPFALVYNKKLFKEAGISSPPTTWTEFVNDAKKLTDAGKDQWGTEIDPADSYDPWKINWGYTRQDGGDFLSHDLKTATLDSQPSVNALTFWFDWITKYHIASPNDVTYKSTDAIKAFENGHVAMLVMQGPTLIPSLNQSAVKSDYAFAPLPTVPYGMSARPTGGVPAQTIVSGQDLAIPNYVTGAKYDAALKWIKFVTDPKQQKEFYDVYGYLPVNQSVYGQYKELQTPLIQSCVDAEKNASPTPFTGAWGNLEVVYAGVTNKIADEIATNSFQEGDIAQLLKVANTQVQASLQN, from the coding sequence ATGCGTATGAATCGAGCGTTCAGGAAGCGTGCATCTGTCACGGGTATGGCAGGTCTGGCCGTTCTGACAGTGGCCGGTATTACCGCTTGTGGGGACGGGACATCTGGGGCGGGGAATTCCACAGGAGGCACAAGTGGAGATGTCACCATCAGTGTTTACGTTGGGGCGGATACGTTGGACGCACAGGCCCAAAAGGATTTGTTTAATAAAACGTTGATTCCAGAGTTTGAGAAACAAAATCCGGGCATCAAGGTGAAGTGGTCGACGTACGCCTCTTCCTCCGAAGAAAATACGTCTTTACAGACTGCCGTGACGACGCACCAAGGGCCGGATGTGTTTGAAGTCGGAACCACGCTCGTTCCAACGGTGTTTTCGACCAATGCGTTCCACGTTCTAACCGATGCGGATTGGAATGCAGTAGGTGGTAAAAGCAAGTTTTTTGCGCCGCAGTTGACCATGTCCGGACCAAGTGCCGATAAGGACGTAGCAATCCCTGAGTATATGTTGCCATTTGCACTCGTCTACAACAAAAAACTGTTCAAGGAGGCGGGAATCTCATCACCTCCGACCACCTGGACTGAGTTTGTCAACGATGCGAAGAAGCTGACGGATGCAGGAAAAGATCAGTGGGGAACGGAGATCGATCCCGCTGACTCGTATGACCCATGGAAAATCAATTGGGGGTACACCAGGCAGGACGGTGGCGATTTCCTCAGCCACGACTTAAAGACCGCGACGCTCGATTCGCAGCCGTCAGTCAATGCGCTCACGTTTTGGTTTGATTGGATCACGAAATACCATATCGCGTCACCCAATGACGTCACGTACAAATCCACTGACGCTATTAAGGCATTTGAGAATGGTCACGTCGCGATGCTCGTGATGCAGGGGCCTACCTTGATTCCATCGTTGAACCAATCTGCCGTCAAATCGGATTACGCGTTCGCCCCACTGCCGACCGTCCCATACGGCATGTCCGCTCGACCAACGGGCGGCGTTCCAGCGCAGACCATTGTCTCCGGCCAAGATTTAGCCATTCCGAACTATGTGACGGGCGCAAAATATGACGCGGCGCTGAAATGGATTAAATTCGTGACGGATCCGAAACAGCAAAAGGAATTCTATGATGTCTACGGCTATTTGCCGGTCAATCAGAGTGTGTACGGACAATACAAAGAGTTACAGACGCCGCTCATTCAGTCATGTGTCGATGCCGAGAAGAATGCCTCGCCGACGCCGTTCACAGGTGCGTGGGGCAATCTCGAGGTGGTCTACGCAGGGGTTACGAATAAAATTGCGGATGAAATTGCCACAAACAGTTTTCAAGAAGGCGATATCGCACAGCTGCTGAAGGTGGCCAACACGCAGGTTCAGGCTTCACTGCAGAACTGA
- a CDS encoding CynX/NimT family MFS transporter → MDSQSITLEHRPARASNVILIVGIVLIAANLRAAITGVGPLVDEICRDTGLSSTLAGMLTTLPLLAFAIISPLAPVIARKIGMEYSLGASLLLLTFGIIVRHFSPNALLFVGMLLAGAGIAMGNVLLPGLIKRDFPTGVGLMTGVYSVSMNVWAAIASGISVPVAHIPGVGWRGSMLSWAVLSILTLIIWLPQLRKRHIPQIRHSQLNLWKSGLAWQVTFFMGLQSFVFYVNVAWLPDILQSRGMSATAAGWMLSLMQFVSLPASFLVPVMAGKRSSQRGLVIATVALFLVGYAGLLSGLNSLNWLWIILIGVAGGSSISLALAFFGLRSQTADEAAKLSGMAQSIGYLLAAAGPILIGFLHDAIGSWTVPLIILVVAIVLFFICGLGAGRNAYVGGNHRR, encoded by the coding sequence GTGGATAGTCAGAGCATAACCCTGGAACATCGTCCTGCCAGGGCAAGTAACGTCATTTTAATTGTCGGCATCGTTCTTATCGCGGCCAATCTCCGCGCGGCCATTACGGGCGTCGGGCCATTGGTGGACGAGATTTGTCGCGACACGGGGCTGTCCAGCACACTGGCCGGCATGTTGACCACCTTGCCACTCCTTGCGTTTGCCATTATTTCGCCATTGGCGCCCGTGATTGCACGAAAAATTGGCATGGAATACAGCTTGGGGGCAAGCCTTCTGCTACTCACTTTCGGCATTATCGTACGCCATTTTTCTCCGAACGCGCTGCTGTTTGTCGGCATGCTGCTCGCAGGTGCGGGCATTGCGATGGGGAATGTCCTTTTACCGGGTTTAATTAAACGCGATTTTCCGACTGGAGTCGGCCTGATGACGGGTGTCTACTCCGTCTCCATGAACGTCTGGGCTGCGATTGCATCCGGGATTAGTGTGCCCGTCGCTCATATTCCAGGCGTTGGCTGGCGCGGTTCGATGCTTAGTTGGGCCGTGCTTTCCATCCTCACCTTGATCATCTGGCTGCCGCAACTGCGTAAACGCCACATCCCGCAGATCCGGCACAGCCAACTCAATCTCTGGAAATCCGGTCTGGCATGGCAGGTCACGTTTTTTATGGGGTTGCAATCGTTTGTATTCTATGTGAATGTCGCTTGGCTTCCCGATATTTTGCAAAGCAGAGGCATGAGTGCCACAGCCGCAGGGTGGATGCTGTCGCTCATGCAGTTTGTCAGCCTCCCTGCATCATTTCTCGTGCCTGTGATGGCCGGGAAGCGATCAAGTCAGCGAGGTTTGGTCATCGCTACTGTCGCGCTCTTCCTCGTCGGCTATGCAGGCCTGCTCAGTGGCCTCAACTCGCTGAACTGGCTATGGATCATCCTGATTGGTGTCGCCGGTGGGTCAAGCATCAGTCTCGCTTTGGCATTTTTCGGATTGCGCTCGCAAACGGCGGACGAAGCCGCCAAATTGTCCGGCATGGCACAATCCATCGGTTACCTTTTAGCGGCTGCCGGGCCAATTCTCATTGGCTTCCTGCACGATGCCATCGGATCCTGGACGGTGCCGTTAATCATCCTGGTCGTGGCCATTGTCCTCTTTTTCATCTGTGGGTTAGGCGCTGGCCGCAATGCGTATGTAGGCGGCAACCATCGACGCTGA
- a CDS encoding carbohydrate ABC transporter permease → MNRSEAVPDETIDLQVIQSVHGRRRTAHKRNRVPLWMLIPAVVLLVIVVIAPFLVSIYTSFTKLDQYTIANWTAAPFVGLKNYLSALHQGNALGASALQSVWVSVAFSVLTTLIITPIGIIAALLVHHPFRGRRWVRALFLLPYVMPVFVNAITWRLLFMNGWGLIDRVLAFLHIASKNTFWLIGPNSFWAMTIADVWSSWPFIYLMVLAGLQNIPGDLYESATIDGASRVRSFFSITLPMLRPILALALLLSTLNHFNNFTLPFMMFGTPPSPQADVLPLNVYVTSFQTFNFGLGAAMSILTLILMMIPAFFYIRMLRLGEATS, encoded by the coding sequence GTGAATCGTTCCGAAGCCGTGCCAGATGAAACGATTGATTTGCAAGTCATACAGTCCGTCCATGGACGGCGTCGCACGGCACACAAGCGCAATCGAGTGCCGCTTTGGATGCTCATCCCGGCCGTGGTGTTGTTGGTGATTGTGGTGATAGCGCCGTTTTTGGTCAGTATCTACACGAGTTTTACAAAGTTGGACCAATATACAATTGCCAACTGGACGGCAGCGCCGTTTGTCGGCTTGAAAAATTATCTCAGTGCATTACACCAGGGGAATGCACTAGGGGCTTCTGCCCTCCAAAGCGTGTGGGTGAGCGTCGCGTTCTCCGTGCTGACGACGCTCATCATCACACCCATTGGTATCATCGCAGCACTACTCGTCCACCATCCATTTCGCGGACGCAGATGGGTCCGCGCGCTGTTTTTGCTCCCCTATGTCATGCCCGTGTTCGTCAATGCGATTACGTGGCGACTCTTGTTTATGAACGGTTGGGGGCTGATCGACAGGGTGCTCGCATTTCTTCACATCGCGAGCAAGAATACCTTTTGGCTCATTGGCCCGAATAGTTTCTGGGCCATGACCATCGCGGATGTCTGGTCGTCTTGGCCGTTCATCTATCTGATGGTGCTCGCTGGACTTCAAAATATTCCAGGCGATCTCTATGAATCCGCGACGATTGACGGCGCGTCGCGCGTGCGCAGTTTTTTCTCCATCACATTACCTATGCTGCGTCCCATTCTGGCATTGGCGCTGCTCTTGTCGACGCTCAACCATTTCAACAACTTCACGTTGCCATTCATGATGTTCGGTACACCGCCTTCGCCACAGGCCGACGTATTGCCGCTAAACGTCTACGTCACCTCGTTCCAAACGTTTAATTTCGGACTCGGCGCGGCGATGTCCATTCTTACCTTAATTTTGATGATGATACCTGCATTCTTCTACATTCGCATGTTGCGGCTGGGGGAGGCGACATCATGA